In Parageobacillus sp. KH3-4, the genomic window AATCATATATGCTTCGCGGAAGGGCGACGGCTCCATCCATGTTGATGAGCAGACGGTAAGAGAGTGCGTAGAAAATCGAGGTTTTACCCATGATAAGAAAGGGGATACGTATTATTCGCTTTTATCCGCGTTTCAAAAAAGCGTTCGCGGCAGCGATGTGGACGCGGCGTTGCATTATTTAGCGCGTTTGTTAGAAGGCGGGGATTTGGCCGCTGTTTGCCGACGGCTGCTTGTGATTGCGTACGAAGATATCGGGCTGGCAAATCCGATGATGGGCGTGAAAGTACAGGCAGCGATTGCGGCGGTGGAGCGATTGGGGCTTCCTGAAGCGAGAATTCCGCTGGCAGTTGTTACGATTGAGCTGTGTTTGAGCGCAAAATCGAATTCTGCCTATAAGGCGCTTGATGCGGCGATTCATGATGTGCGCAACGGAAAAATCGGGGACATTCCTGATCATTTAAAAGATGCCCATTATAAAGGCGCAAGCGTGCTAGGCCATGGAAAAGGGTATCAATATCCGCATGATTATCCGAATGGCTGGGTTTTTCAACAATATTTGCCAAACGAGTTGTTAGGAGTAAAATATTATTCACCAAAGGAAAATGGAGACGAAAGATATTACGCGAAAGTATATGAACGATTAGAACAGTTAAAACAACAAAGTCATTTTCGAAAATGAAGGAAACGAAATTTTATGATATAATGACAATCGGTTTATTTATATAATTGAGGTGAGAGTATGGCCCATTCTCATCACGAACATGCGCACGTTCTTCAATGGGGAATTTTTTTTGCTGGATTATTGATTATGTCGTTTGGCATCGTATTAACGATTAAAGCGGATCTCGGATGCGCACCGTGGGATGTGCTGCATATCGGATTATATCGGAAATTCGGCTTGACGATTGGAACGTGGTCGATTATTGTCGGTGTTGCGATTTTAGCGGCTTCTGCTTTGCTTTTAAAGCAATTTCCGAGAATTGGCGCTTTTCTCAATATGATTTTTGTCGGCATTTTTATTGATTTATATATGATGATTCCTTATTTGCAAACTCCCGAAACGTTGATTGGAAAATTAGTTATGCTGCTTGTCGG contains:
- a CDS encoding replication-associated recombination protein A, translated to MLFASEPLSVRMRPRNIDEIVGQQHIIGPHTALYKMIKNGHVPSLLLYGEPGVGKTSLAHAIAGTVQRDFFAINATSSGKKEMEEVVETAKLTGNVILFIDEIHRFNKAQQDYLLPHIEQGLITLIGATTENPFHEVNPAIRSRCGQIKQLKRLEPVDILVLLRRALHDRDRGLGALSIDMEERLLSMIAEASGGDARLALNLLETIIYASRKGDGSIHVDEQTVRECVENRGFTHDKKGDTYYSLLSAFQKSVRGSDVDAALHYLARLLEGGDLAAVCRRLLVIAYEDIGLANPMMGVKVQAAIAAVERLGLPEARIPLAVVTIELCLSAKSNSAYKALDAAIHDVRNGKIGDIPDHLKDAHYKGASVLGHGKGYQYPHDYPNGWVFQQYLPNELLGVKYYSPKENGDERYYAKVYERLEQLKQQSHFRK
- a CDS encoding YitT family protein; protein product: MAHSHHEHAHVLQWGIFFAGLLIMSFGIVLTIKADLGCAPWDVLHIGLYRKFGLTIGTWSIIVGVAILAASALLLKQFPRIGAFLNMIFVGIFIDLYMMIPYLQTPETLIGKLVMLLVGIVITGYGMGIYISANMGAGPRDSLMLALTELTGWKVQNVRIAMEGLVLFFGWVLGGPVSIGTLIFCVMIGSVAGIALPQCRRATERMLIRPIHVRTQGLSR